A genomic window from Thiomonas arsenitoxydans includes:
- a CDS encoding aldo/keto reductase — protein MKTTRLGHTGLEVSRICLGCMTYGVPERGNHPWTLDEAASRPLIRQAVELGINFFDTANSYSDGTSEEILGRVLPEFTRREEIVVATKVRFPSRQAPNIGGLSRKAILFEIDASLKRLRMDYVDLYQIHRWDPHTPIEETMEALHDVVKAGKARYIGASSMFAWQFAKAQQVARQHGWTRFVSMQPELNLLYREEEREMLPLCRDQGVAVLPWSPLARGRLARPWGEHTPRIASDAFGTKLFARTQDNDRDIVEALGKLAAQRGVPRAQLALAWLLDTPGVTAPIIGASKPQHLLDAVAALSVSLSAEERAALEAPYQPHPVVGFE, from the coding sequence ATGAAAACCACCCGACTGGGCCATACCGGCCTTGAAGTCTCGCGCATTTGTTTGGGCTGCATGACTTATGGCGTGCCCGAGCGCGGCAACCACCCCTGGACGCTCGATGAAGCCGCCAGCCGTCCGTTGATTCGGCAGGCGGTGGAACTGGGCATCAACTTTTTCGATACGGCCAATTCCTATTCCGACGGCACCTCCGAGGAGATTCTCGGCCGCGTGCTGCCCGAGTTCACCCGTCGCGAGGAGATCGTGGTGGCGACCAAGGTGCGCTTTCCGTCGAGGCAGGCGCCCAATATCGGCGGCCTGTCGCGCAAGGCGATTTTGTTCGAGATCGATGCCAGCCTGAAACGACTACGCATGGACTATGTCGATCTCTACCAGATCCACCGCTGGGATCCGCACACCCCCATCGAAGAAACCATGGAAGCGCTGCATGACGTGGTCAAGGCGGGCAAGGCGCGCTATATCGGCGCGTCGAGCATGTTCGCCTGGCAGTTCGCCAAGGCGCAGCAGGTCGCGCGGCAACATGGCTGGACGCGCTTCGTCAGCATGCAGCCGGAACTCAACCTGCTCTACCGCGAGGAAGAGCGCGAGATGCTGCCGCTGTGCCGCGATCAAGGCGTGGCGGTGCTGCCATGGAGCCCGCTGGCGCGCGGTCGCTTGGCGCGGCCCTGGGGGGAACACACCCCGCGCATCGCCAGCGACGCGTTTGGCACCAAACTGTTCGCGCGCACGCAGGACAACGACCGCGACATCGTCGAGGCATTGGGCAAGCTGGCCGCGCAACGGGGCGTGCCGCGCGCGCAACTGGCACTGGCCTGGCTGCTGGACACGCCGGGCGTGACCGCGCCCATCATCGGCGCGTCCAAGCCGCAGCATCTGCTCGACGCCGTGGCCGCCCTGTCGGTCTCGCTCAGCGCCGAGGAGCGGGCGGCGCTGGAGGCGCCGTATCAGCCGCATCCGGTCGTCGGGTTCGAGTGA
- a CDS encoding AmpG family muropeptide MFS transporter: MNDTPPAVSAWAVFGNRRIAAVLLLGFSSGLPLALTAGTLQAWLTVEGLSLKAIGFATLVGQAYVFKFLWSPAMDRYAVPFWGRWLGRRRGWLLLAQLLLAAMLGLMAFVGVPGPDQAAAWPGLVHAAERLGVDAASARAVPLLLLAVGVAFFSASQDIVIDAYRTDVLPAAERSAGAAVLVLGYRLAMIVSGGLALWLATDVTGWRGIYALMAGLMLVLTLVTLWAPRPPLHVKPPRTLREAVVEPWQEFFSRKGAWALLLAIVFYKLGDAFAGALSTTFLIRGVGFSPADVGLMNKSMGLVATIVGALLGGALQARLGLWRALLLFGVLQGASNLAYWVLAISPQSLALMGMAIGVENFTGGMGTAAFVALLSALCDVRFSATQFALLSALSAVGRVYVGPATGYLVDALGWPNFYLFTVVAAVPGVVLIYWLRDIIEARDVQNPGG, encoded by the coding sequence ATGAACGACACGCCGCCCGCCGTTTCGGCCTGGGCGGTTTTCGGCAACCGCCGCATCGCCGCGGTCTTGCTGCTTGGGTTTTCTTCAGGGCTGCCGCTGGCGCTGACGGCGGGCACGTTGCAGGCCTGGCTCACGGTCGAAGGGCTGAGCCTGAAGGCCATCGGCTTTGCCACCCTGGTCGGGCAGGCCTATGTGTTCAAGTTCCTTTGGTCGCCAGCGATGGATCGTTATGCCGTGCCGTTCTGGGGGCGTTGGCTGGGGCGGCGGCGCGGTTGGCTGCTGCTGGCGCAACTGCTGCTGGCGGCCATGCTCGGTTTGATGGCCTTTGTCGGCGTGCCCGGCCCCGATCAGGCAGCGGCCTGGCCGGGGCTGGTGCATGCGGCCGAGCGGCTCGGCGTGGACGCCGCCAGCGCCCGTGCCGTACCGCTGCTGCTGCTGGCCGTGGGCGTGGCGTTTTTCTCGGCCTCGCAAGACATCGTGATCGACGCCTATCGCACCGATGTGCTGCCCGCCGCCGAGCGCAGCGCCGGGGCCGCCGTGCTGGTGCTGGGCTACCGGCTGGCGATGATCGTCTCGGGCGGTCTGGCGCTGTGGCTCGCCACCGATGTGACCGGATGGCGCGGCATCTACGCCCTCATGGCCGGGCTGATGCTCGTGCTCACCCTCGTCACCTTGTGGGCGCCGCGCCCGCCGCTGCATGTCAAACCGCCGCGCACCCTGCGCGAGGCGGTGGTCGAGCCTTGGCAAGAATTTTTCAGCCGCAAGGGGGCTTGGGCCTTGCTGCTGGCCATCGTGTTTTACAAGCTGGGCGACGCCTTCGCCGGGGCCTTGTCCACCACCTTTCTGATTCGCGGCGTGGGTTTCAGCCCGGCGGATGTGGGCCTGATGAACAAGAGCATGGGGCTGGTCGCCACCATCGTCGGCGCGCTGCTGGGCGGGGCCTTGCAGGCGCGGCTGGGGCTGTGGCGGGCGCTGTTGCTGTTCGGCGTGTTGCAGGGCGCCTCCAATCTGGCCTACTGGGTGCTGGCGATTTCGCCGCAAAGTCTGGCGCTCATGGGTATGGCGATCGGCGTGGAAAACTTTACCGGCGGCATGGGCACGGCGGCGTTTGTCGCTTTGCTGTCGGCGCTATGCGATGTGCGCTTTTCCGCCACACAGTTTGCGCTGTTGTCGGCGCTGTCGGCGGTGGGGCGGGTGTATGTCGGCCCGGCCACGGGCTATCTGGTCGATGCGCTGGGCTGGCCGAACTTCT